One stretch of Streptomyces sp. A2-16 DNA includes these proteins:
- the traA gene encoding plasmid transfer protein TraA, which yields MAANRNASARQVDDFARRQASRPFTNARRNSGANPQNKGAKFANAGAAAGGFVGALGGSFVPPINVTVNNTKHAGRAGGGGRSHSESLLPSPEFGSPAQVRNYCNSLRAAGVMLSIEVAMAAEIIQGVLSAVPDPEGRAFGSRVRARKVSRKMRKSADALRDAAKNAASCYAVFQQEFEEEINRVRHRARKPAQPVMNWAQQ from the coding sequence ATGGCCGCTAATCGCAACGCCTCCGCCCGCCAGGTCGACGACTTCGCCCGGCGCCAGGCAAGCCGCCCCTTCACCAACGCCCGCCGCAACAGCGGCGCGAACCCGCAGAACAAGGGCGCCAAGTTCGCCAACGCGGGCGCCGCTGCCGGCGGGTTCGTCGGCGCGTTGGGCGGCTCGTTCGTCCCCCCGATCAACGTCACCGTCAACAACACCAAGCACGCCGGCCGCGCCGGGGGCGGGGGGCGCTCGCACTCCGAGTCCCTGCTGCCCTCCCCGGAGTTCGGCTCCCCGGCTCAGGTGCGGAACTACTGCAACAGCCTGCGGGCGGCCGGCGTGATGTTGTCCATCGAGGTGGCCATGGCTGCCGAGATCATCCAGGGCGTGCTGTCCGCGGTGCCGGACCCGGAGGGACGCGCGTTCGGCTCCCGGGTCCGGGCCCGGAAGGTCTCCCGCAAGATGCGCAAGTCCGCCGACGCCCTGCGGGACGCGGCGAAGAATGCCGCCTCCTGCTACGCGGTCTTCCAGCAGGAGTTCGAGGAAGAGATCAACCGCGTCCGTCACCGCGCCCGCAAGCCGGCACAGCCGGTCATGAACTGGGCCCAGCAGTAA
- a CDS encoding DNA methylase, with amino-acid sequence MTQPTDIRRAPAAFRRFRVLDTYCCIGGATAGYRLALPGCHVTGVDIQAQPDYCGDVFHQGDAIEYIRAHGHEYDFIHASPPCQGEGAPTKGTNRARNAAIGRTYPRLIAPTRAALRATGRPFVMENVAGSEVRKDLRLCGEMFGLAVLMHRYFELGGWTTAQPAHPKHRGYVRGWRHGIYREGPYVGKATADEIRAAKRIDWSTDHLHLREALPPAYTEHIGRAFLASQTLGVAA; translated from the coding sequence ATGACCCAACCCACCGACATCCGGCGAGCACCCGCCGCCTTCCGGCGCTTCCGGGTCCTGGACACCTACTGCTGCATCGGCGGCGCCACCGCTGGCTACAGGCTCGCGCTGCCCGGCTGCCACGTCACCGGCGTCGACATCCAGGCGCAGCCGGACTACTGCGGTGACGTCTTCCACCAGGGCGACGCGATCGAGTACATCCGCGCCCACGGCCACGAGTACGACTTCATCCACGCCTCCCCGCCCTGCCAGGGCGAGGGCGCTCCGACCAAGGGCACCAACCGGGCCAGGAACGCGGCGATCGGCCGCACCTACCCCAGGCTCATCGCCCCGACCCGGGCCGCCCTGCGCGCGACGGGTCGGCCGTTCGTGATGGAGAACGTGGCCGGCTCCGAAGTCCGCAAAGACCTCCGCCTGTGCGGCGAGATGTTCGGCCTGGCGGTGCTCATGCACCGCTACTTCGAACTCGGAGGCTGGACCACCGCACAGCCCGCCCACCCCAAGCACCGTGGCTACGTGCGCGGTTGGCGCCACGGCATCTACCGCGAAGGCCCCTACGTCGGCAAAGCCACCGCGGACGAGATCCGCGCCGCCAAGCGCATCGACTGGTCCACCGATCACCTCCATCTGCGCGAGGCCCTGCCACCCGCCTACACCGAGCACATCGGCCGGGCCTTCCTCGCTTCCCAGACGCTGGGGGTGGCAGCGTGA
- a CDS encoding bifunctional DNA primase/polymerase, whose protein sequence is MSNHLRTALRLAAEGLPVLPLRKGKVPFANCPACLYTSCGGRPNMKTPGPCTCPAPCHGWAAATTDSTVINSPAWATAWQGAAAVAYHPGGAGLTVVDCDNADAIAWARESLPATRIVPTTRGEHWLYLGTMPSANGVRPGVDIKSTMAYARWLGSGTGTLVALPDVVRALTAAKPAGPVPMKVSAPAGGGECRHRTPAYLERGIAMAEQRITETSSGVHTAVYRTFLAVLATHGRCGCLTEDHIARLFTAAQAKGETARHCTDAWTNARTRLGL, encoded by the coding sequence GTGAGCAACCACCTGCGCACCGCCCTCCGACTCGCGGCCGAAGGGCTGCCCGTCCTGCCGCTGCGCAAGGGCAAGGTGCCCTTCGCCAACTGCCCCGCGTGCCTGTACACCTCGTGCGGCGGGCGCCCGAATATGAAGACCCCCGGCCCCTGCACCTGCCCCGCCCCCTGCCACGGCTGGGCCGCCGCCACCACCGACTCCACCGTCATCAACTCGCCGGCATGGGCGACTGCATGGCAGGGCGCCGCGGCGGTCGCCTACCACCCCGGCGGCGCCGGCCTGACGGTCGTGGACTGCGACAACGCCGACGCTATCGCGTGGGCCCGCGAGAGCCTGCCCGCCACCCGGATCGTGCCCACGACCCGCGGTGAGCACTGGCTCTACCTCGGGACGATGCCGTCGGCCAACGGCGTGCGGCCTGGCGTGGACATCAAGTCGACCATGGCCTACGCCCGCTGGCTCGGGTCCGGTACCGGCACCCTGGTCGCGCTGCCCGACGTCGTGCGCGCGCTCACCGCAGCCAAGCCCGCGGGCCCCGTACCCATGAAGGTTTCCGCGCCGGCCGGGGGCGGGGAATGCCGCCACCGCACCCCCGCCTACCTCGAACGCGGCATCGCCATGGCGGAGCAGCGCATCACCGAGACGTCCAGCGGCGTGCACACGGCCGTGTACCGGACGTTCCTGGCCGTGCTCGCCACGCACGGCCGGTGCGGCTGCCTCACCGAGGACCACATCGCCCGCCTGTTCACCGCCGCTCAGGCCAAGGGCGAAACCGCCCGGCACTGCACCGACGCGTGGACCAACGCCCGCACCCGGTTGGGGCTTTGA
- the traB gene encoding plasmid transfer protein TraB, producing the protein MAHQWTDQDGRSYPLTVPAGTNDGTGGTVRAYLLNRAKPHLPPWLGWAGTGLAGTLGHWQWGESAAAGVGLTLASVALTGATWWAGKSTSNQRRLHAAITTAAGSAWVTAACLAGPTAGPIDDLFLMGGPAVALSWNVRMVMRHNPDGTTASSDGGLLEKVGLARAQIGAAKVEPNRVTAPIALQPGEQTNDDVTKALMKIASALDLPTSAVRYTPDPDSVRRGELVIVPEDMLSEVVEWEGPSNLGGSIAEPLVIGRYDDGSPLVMWLPGDPDAGRNSTHGLIAGQSGSGKGDAALNLLTEVLSRRDVIVWFSDPKAFQDFAPLRPGLDWAAEGGSQTEVLVAAVEAVIPARTRWLGAHGYRQWVPAAAEQQNDPEHSCRPDRRACGCAGMPFLVAWFEEAANTLRNLGDDAFTGIAQEARSAGVSLIVSLQRPSYDQMSTSTRASLPSVIALGCDARDEGFALPETVIDAGAHPGAWGNRRPGYCYLVSPGIDEARYPSPGRTRRFTTRAVPVMEQLAAWVQHNGATADPITAGAASSVAGRAYTGRTTDDTGAGPRPVALHAVREEDDMEHGGLLVDPEDADIDPEAELPEAEDGDDSPIFGQEAGRKPSPEEARRLFAQALAEFEDAGQMVVGPKDFTDWCDRHGLSRSWVSLRLKEAAQDGRLDATNTTGRWRIVPALTAA; encoded by the coding sequence ATGGCTCACCAGTGGACCGACCAGGACGGACGCAGCTACCCGCTCACCGTCCCCGCCGGCACGAACGACGGGACGGGCGGCACCGTCCGCGCCTACCTCCTCAACCGGGCCAAGCCACACCTGCCGCCCTGGCTGGGCTGGGCCGGGACCGGCCTGGCCGGGACGTTGGGGCACTGGCAGTGGGGCGAGAGCGCCGCCGCCGGCGTCGGACTGACCCTTGCCTCCGTCGCGCTGACCGGCGCCACCTGGTGGGCGGGCAAGTCGACCAGCAACCAGCGCCGCCTGCACGCGGCCATCACCACGGCCGCCGGCTCCGCGTGGGTCACCGCCGCCTGCCTCGCCGGGCCGACGGCCGGGCCGATCGACGACCTGTTCCTCATGGGCGGCCCGGCGGTCGCGCTGTCGTGGAACGTGCGCATGGTCATGCGCCACAACCCCGACGGCACCACCGCCAGTTCGGACGGTGGTCTGCTGGAGAAGGTCGGACTCGCGCGGGCGCAGATCGGTGCGGCGAAGGTGGAGCCCAACCGGGTCACCGCGCCGATCGCGTTGCAGCCCGGCGAGCAGACCAACGACGACGTCACCAAGGCCCTGATGAAGATCGCGTCCGCGCTGGATCTTCCGACGTCCGCTGTGCGCTACACCCCGGACCCGGATTCCGTGCGCCGCGGTGAGCTGGTCATCGTCCCCGAGGACATGCTGTCCGAGGTCGTCGAATGGGAGGGCCCCTCCAACCTCGGAGGATCGATCGCCGAACCACTGGTCATCGGCCGCTACGACGACGGCTCCCCGCTGGTCATGTGGCTGCCCGGTGACCCGGACGCGGGCCGCAACTCCACCCACGGCCTGATCGCGGGCCAGTCTGGATCCGGCAAGGGCGACGCGGCGCTCAACCTGCTCACGGAGGTGCTCTCCCGCCGGGACGTCATCGTCTGGTTCTCCGACCCGAAGGCGTTTCAGGACTTCGCGCCCCTACGCCCGGGGTTGGACTGGGCTGCCGAGGGCGGCAGCCAGACCGAGGTGTTGGTTGCGGCTGTCGAGGCTGTCATCCCGGCCCGCACGCGCTGGCTCGGAGCCCACGGCTACCGCCAGTGGGTGCCCGCGGCAGCCGAGCAGCAGAACGACCCGGAGCACTCCTGCCGCCCCGACCGCCGCGCCTGCGGGTGCGCGGGGATGCCGTTCCTGGTCGCCTGGTTCGAGGAAGCCGCCAACACCCTGCGCAACCTCGGAGACGACGCCTTCACCGGCATCGCCCAAGAAGCTCGCTCCGCGGGCGTCTCCCTGATCGTGTCGCTTCAGCGGCCGTCCTACGACCAGATGTCCACCTCCACCCGCGCCTCCCTCCCCTCCGTGATCGCCCTCGGCTGCGACGCACGGGATGAGGGGTTCGCGCTGCCGGAGACGGTCATCGACGCGGGCGCCCACCCCGGCGCGTGGGGCAACCGCAGGCCCGGCTACTGCTATCTCGTCTCCCCCGGGATCGACGAAGCCCGCTACCCCTCCCCAGGCCGCACCCGCCGCTTCACCACCCGCGCCGTGCCCGTCATGGAACAGCTCGCGGCATGGGTGCAGCACAACGGCGCCACCGCCGACCCGATCACCGCTGGCGCCGCATCCTCGGTGGCTGGCCGTGCCTATACGGGCCGCACCACCGACGACACCGGCGCCGGCCCGCGGCCGGTTGCGCTGCACGCTGTCCGCGAGGAGGACGACATGGAGCACGGCGGTCTGCTGGTCGATCCGGAAGATGCGGACATCGACCCCGAGGCGGAGCTCCCGGAGGCGGAGGACGGCGACGACTCCCCGATCTTCGGGCAGGAAGCCGGCCGCAAGCCTTCCCCGGAGGAGGCGCGGCGGCTGTTCGCTCAGGCGCTGGCCGAGTTCGAGGACGCCGGACAGATGGTCGTCGGTCCGAAGGACTTCACCGACTGGTGCGACCGGCACGGCCTGTCCCGCTCCTGGGTCTCCCTGCGCCTCAAGGAGGCCGCACAGGACGGGCGGCTGGACGCCACGAACACCACCGGTCGGTGGCGGATCGTTCCCGCCCTCACGGCCGCCTGA
- a CDS encoding RRQRL motif-containing zinc-binding protein — MPTAYAKCFDPNGARFGIPTYPWRMAPAGYATRRQLRSKGLRPGGQPIAAQLMLINRRQGTPRVAFLYREDLALPVRPMTSRKWGALALAMLARRTCPRCRLDVGYCIPTSHGICGLCLVAEEQRAA, encoded by the coding sequence ATGCCGACCGCCTACGCGAAGTGCTTCGACCCCAACGGGGCCCGCTTCGGCATACCGACCTACCCGTGGCGCATGGCCCCTGCTGGCTACGCCACCCGCCGCCAACTCCGGTCGAAGGGGTTACGGCCCGGCGGACAGCCGATCGCGGCTCAGCTCATGCTGATCAACCGCCGCCAGGGCACGCCCCGGGTTGCCTTCCTCTATCGCGAGGACCTGGCCCTGCCGGTCCGCCCGATGACCTCCCGCAAGTGGGGTGCTCTCGCGTTGGCGATGCTCGCGCGGCGTACCTGTCCCCGCTGCCGGCTGGACGTCGGTTACTGCATCCCCACCTCGCACGGCATCTGCGGCCTGTGCCTGGTCGCCGAAGAACAGCGCGCCGCCTGA
- a CDS encoding DUF2637 domain-containing protein → MNAVQIRSAERALSIGTWLIVAGAMLYSILTVTPLAAAHTPDKWKWTAPILPLVVDAAVVIVVRLDAVLARLGGHSGRWPIVLRWMTGCMTLALNVADSALHNDLVGVAVHAVAPLLLIVTAETGLAYRRAIAAAVTELEARQQAQREAREQAIAERRETAARLAREEREHAAMLAREQREHEARLIREQAEREEAVRREEREQVAARERAEREARERAEREREQQARERERAEREAAVRVAQERAARAERERREQAERKARAERERAALLAAGPASEKLPEEQARATVQAAFEAGLSVRSAAELCGWSVGWVSTRYQEFRDAGHPTFEADGAML, encoded by the coding sequence GTGAACGCCGTTCAGATCCGTTCAGCCGAGCGCGCCCTGTCCATCGGCACCTGGCTGATCGTGGCCGGCGCGATGCTGTACTCGATCCTCACCGTCACCCCGCTCGCCGCCGCCCACACCCCCGACAAATGGAAGTGGACCGCGCCGATCCTGCCCCTCGTGGTGGATGCCGCGGTGGTCATCGTGGTCCGCCTGGATGCGGTGCTGGCCCGGCTCGGGGGCCACAGCGGGCGGTGGCCGATCGTGCTGCGCTGGATGACCGGCTGCATGACCCTCGCCCTCAACGTCGCCGACTCCGCCCTGCACAACGACCTGGTCGGGGTGGCCGTCCACGCGGTCGCACCGCTCCTGCTGATCGTTACCGCGGAAACCGGGCTCGCCTACCGGCGCGCGATCGCTGCCGCCGTGACTGAGTTGGAGGCGCGGCAGCAGGCGCAGCGCGAAGCCCGCGAGCAGGCCATTGCCGAGCGGCGCGAGACGGCCGCCCGGTTGGCTCGTGAGGAGCGCGAGCACGCGGCCATGCTGGCGCGTGAACAGCGTGAACACGAAGCCCGCCTGATCCGCGAGCAGGCCGAACGCGAGGAGGCCGTCCGCCGCGAGGAGCGCGAGCAGGTTGCGGCCCGTGAGCGGGCTGAGCGGGAGGCGCGTGAACGCGCTGAGCGCGAGCGTGAACAGCAGGCGCGGGAGCGTGAACGTGCTGAGCGGGAGGCTGCCGTACGGGTCGCTCAGGAGCGGGCCGCGCGGGCGGAGCGTGAACGCCGTGAACAGGCTGAGCGCAAGGCCCGTGCCGAGCGTGAACGCGCCGCGCTGCTGGCCGCCGGGCCCGCTTCCGAGAAGCTTCCCGAGGAGCAGGCGCGGGCGACTGTGCAGGCCGCGTTCGAGGCGGGGCTGTCGGTGCGGTCGGCTGCCGAGCTGTGCGGCTGGTCGGTGGGATGGGTGTCCACCCGCTACCAGGAGTTCCGCGACGCCGGCCACCCCACCTTCGAGGCTGACGGAGCGATGCTCTGA
- a CDS encoding DUF6303 family protein, whose translation MTAQTFTAQMSVFKGQWRLYVVLLNTPDPWPEFGFDRALPVPTFTERTEALSVLGFEPIPGATWAWAEDSEAHGEPASPVVLIAGTQVRSRTGVIA comes from the coding sequence GTGACGGCACAGACGTTCACGGCACAGATGTCCGTGTTCAAGGGCCAGTGGCGCCTGTACGTGGTCCTGCTGAACACCCCCGACCCGTGGCCGGAGTTCGGCTTCGACCGGGCCCTTCCGGTACCGACGTTCACAGAGCGTACGGAGGCGCTCAGCGTCCTCGGATTCGAGCCGATTCCGGGCGCCACATGGGCGTGGGCCGAGGACAGCGAGGCCCACGGTGAGCCCGCCTCGCCGGTCGTCCTGATCGCCGGCACGCAGGTGCGTTCACGGACGGGGGTGATCGCGTGA